From Variovorax sp. PMC12, the proteins below share one genomic window:
- a CDS encoding ornithine cyclodeaminase family protein, translating to MTPSPAPADARLLLLDKNQVDALLPPDDVLRAVREAFVLHSEREGRVFPVVREPLKTGGVFGIKSGDVQAQGLLGFKAAGFWPANRQRGGEPHQATILLIDPATGRPLCVIDGNAVTTVRTGAAGGLGLQQLARPDSTRLCLFGTGVQARIQLDFALRLLPSLSDVLYMSADGQRKPAFEAAFAGRCNIAPASDRNAAVARSDVVITATPGGGALFDLEAVQSGTHLNCVGADTRGKRELPEGLLPRTRLFVDDATQARQIGETQWAPDTQGTELGDLLSGKTPFHRAPGDITVFDMTGLALQDLTVARLLHARADETESGTRIAWPW from the coding sequence ATGACGCCATCTCCAGCCCCTGCCGACGCCCGGCTCCTCCTGCTCGACAAGAACCAGGTCGACGCTCTCCTTCCTCCCGATGACGTGCTGCGAGCCGTCCGCGAGGCCTTCGTCCTGCACAGCGAGCGCGAAGGCCGGGTGTTCCCGGTCGTGCGCGAACCGCTGAAGACCGGCGGCGTCTTCGGCATCAAGTCGGGCGACGTGCAGGCCCAGGGCCTGCTCGGCTTCAAGGCGGCCGGCTTCTGGCCCGCCAACCGGCAGCGCGGCGGCGAGCCGCACCAGGCCACGATCCTGCTGATCGACCCGGCCACCGGCCGCCCCCTGTGCGTGATCGACGGCAACGCGGTCACGACCGTGCGCACCGGCGCGGCGGGCGGGCTCGGCCTGCAACAACTTGCGCGGCCCGACAGCACGCGCCTTTGCCTGTTCGGCACCGGCGTGCAGGCGCGCATCCAGCTCGACTTTGCGCTGCGCCTGCTGCCCTCGCTGAGCGACGTTCTCTATATGAGCGCCGACGGCCAGCGCAAGCCGGCATTCGAAGCTGCATTCGCGGGGCGCTGCAACATCGCCCCCGCCAGCGACCGCAATGCGGCCGTCGCACGCAGCGACGTGGTGATCACCGCCACCCCGGGCGGCGGTGCCCTCTTCGACCTGGAGGCCGTGCAGAGCGGCACGCACCTGAACTGCGTCGGCGCCGACACCCGCGGCAAACGCGAACTGCCCGAAGGCCTGCTGCCGCGCACGCGGCTGTTCGTCGATGACGCCACCCAGGCGCGGCAGATCGGCGAGACCCAATGGGCGCCCGACACGCAGGGCACCGAACTCGGCGACCTGCTGAGTGGAAAAACGCCCTTCCATCGAGCACCCGGAGACATCACGGTCTTCGATATGACCGGCCTCGCGCTGCAGGACCTGACCGTCGCGCGCCTGCTGCACGCGCGGGCGGACGAAACAGAATCGGGCACGCGCATCGCGTGGCCGTGGTGA
- a CDS encoding pyridoxal-phosphate dependent enzyme: MTTSPVLDFKFAAPPADPSAPHSAPHSGASPGMVRDRTPKPLRNPRLRGLQCLRCDALYPVTLTHDGCQACKREGVHVALRASYLPDGPADTLPMPYGQGFTLGEGNTPLQEMPELARQFGIAGLALKDESCNPTGSHKDRMTAVGVAQAFDFDAHTLVLASSGNAAVSAAHYAWAAGLGCEVATYEGLPATYARQLDALGARRYVFADNAGRWAFVRERSQHPGYFALTNYRLPALGSAPLAIEGYKPIALECVTEGGLPDHIVIPTARGDLAWGIYAGFRDLMAAGRIARMPQLWLVEPFARLSRVLAGGAINGSYPGHTAQFSTAGATVTYLQWQAATATRGGAVVVGDEEAREARRLLTAAGVSAELCSAGGLAALKKLRESNAVAADARVVLMLTASASSDPSWPDPAA; this comes from the coding sequence GTGACGACATCGCCAGTTCTGGACTTCAAGTTCGCAGCACCGCCAGCGGATCCTTCGGCCCCTCATTCGGCCCCCCATTCGGGCGCTTCGCCGGGCATGGTCCGGGACCGCACCCCCAAGCCCCTGCGCAACCCACGCCTGCGTGGCCTGCAGTGCCTGCGATGCGACGCGCTCTACCCGGTCACGCTGACCCACGACGGCTGCCAGGCCTGCAAGCGCGAAGGCGTTCACGTCGCTCTGCGCGCCAGCTACCTGCCCGACGGCCCGGCCGATACCCTGCCCATGCCCTATGGGCAGGGCTTCACGCTGGGCGAGGGCAACACGCCGCTGCAGGAGATGCCTGAACTGGCAAGGCAATTCGGCATCGCGGGCCTGGCGCTCAAGGACGAGTCGTGCAATCCGACCGGCTCTCACAAGGACCGCATGACCGCGGTAGGGGTGGCGCAGGCCTTCGATTTCGATGCGCACACGCTGGTGCTGGCCTCTTCGGGCAACGCGGCAGTGTCGGCGGCGCACTATGCCTGGGCCGCGGGCCTGGGCTGCGAGGTGGCCACCTACGAGGGCTTGCCCGCCACCTACGCACGCCAACTCGATGCGCTGGGCGCGCGGCGCTATGTGTTCGCCGACAACGCGGGCCGCTGGGCCTTCGTGCGCGAGCGTTCGCAGCACCCGGGCTACTTCGCGCTGACCAACTACCGGTTGCCCGCGCTGGGCAGCGCACCGCTGGCGATCGAGGGCTACAAGCCCATCGCCCTCGAATGCGTGACCGAAGGCGGCCTGCCCGACCACATCGTCATTCCCACCGCACGGGGCGACCTGGCCTGGGGCATCTACGCGGGCTTTCGCGACCTGATGGCGGCGGGGCGCATTGCACGCATGCCGCAGCTGTGGCTCGTGGAGCCGTTCGCGCGGCTGTCGCGGGTGCTGGCGGGCGGTGCGATCAACGGCAGCTACCCCGGCCACACCGCGCAGTTCTCGACCGCCGGCGCCACCGTGACCTACCTGCAATGGCAGGCCGCGACCGCCACCCGCGGCGGCGCGGTGGTGGTGGGCGACGAAGAAGCCCGCGAGGCGCGCCGCCTGCTCACCGCGGCCGGCGTGAGCGCCGAGCTGTGTTCCGCAGGTGGCCTTGCCGCGCTGAAGAAACTGCGCGAGAGCAACGCCGTCGCGGCCGACGCACGCGTGGTGCTGATGCTGACCGCCAGCGCGTCGAGCGACCCGAGCTGGCCAGATCCAGCGGCCTGA
- a CDS encoding helix-turn-helix transcriptional regulator: MKKKSNKQVLEMLRSMAEGLGETFAPFCEVVVHDLSNPKNAIYAIENSLSGREVGESVTELGLARIRDPEFPAVISNYANTFPDGRKVKSTSIGIKDESGEYVAALCLNVDLTLFQSFQGAISQFTRIDDKEVHEHIEAGGNHTDRIHARIDEFAAARATTSRSLKPADRKQLVQDLKKAGLLEVRRGAEIAAAHMGVSRATVYSDAR, encoded by the coding sequence ATGAAAAAGAAGTCGAACAAGCAGGTGCTCGAGATGCTGCGCAGCATGGCCGAAGGCCTGGGCGAAACCTTCGCGCCCTTCTGCGAAGTGGTGGTGCACGACCTGAGCAATCCGAAGAACGCGATCTACGCCATCGAAAACAGCCTGAGCGGCCGCGAAGTGGGCGAGTCGGTCACCGAGCTGGGCCTGGCGCGCATCCGCGACCCGGAGTTCCCGGCGGTGATCTCGAACTACGCCAACACTTTTCCGGACGGGCGCAAGGTCAAGAGCACCTCGATCGGCATCAAGGACGAGAGCGGCGAGTACGTGGCGGCGCTGTGCCTGAACGTCGACCTCACGCTGTTCCAGAGCTTCCAGGGCGCGATCTCGCAGTTCACCCGCATCGACGACAAGGAAGTGCACGAGCACATCGAGGCCGGCGGCAACCACACGGACCGCATCCATGCGCGCATCGACGAATTCGCGGCCGCGCGCGCGACCACCTCGCGCTCGCTCAAGCCGGCGGACCGCAAGCAGCTGGTGCAGGACCTGAAGAAGGCGGGCCTGCTGGAAGTCCGCCGCGGCGCCGAGATTGCCGCGGCGCACATGGGCGTGTCGCGCGCCACCGTCTACAGCGACGCCAGATAG
- a CDS encoding LysR substrate-binding domain-containing protein, producing the protein MRFAEIETFRALMRGGSTRKAAALLQLTQPAISQSLKRLEAQAGMLLFERTGGRLVPTPEARALWIEVERVFIGMDAIEHRVRSLRDFGVSQLELSCFPAYGLGFVPRALARLKAHRGASPWPQVSLQVLSSKDVRDRVAMGISDFGLMADELSLEGIDHSTFARFPGVVVMPPDHALARFKTIKPEQLAEAPFIALNPEDPSHQRLEAALAPHGVALRVLVQTPYAASVCEMALRGLGVGMVNPITALDYAEHGLVVRKFSVDVYFTCLLAMPAGKVLSATARDFISLMRQQLAEDEKRILRYLR; encoded by the coding sequence ATGCGCTTCGCCGAAATCGAGACCTTCCGGGCCCTGATGCGCGGCGGTTCCACGCGCAAGGCGGCCGCCCTGCTGCAGCTGACGCAGCCTGCCATCAGCCAGTCGCTCAAGCGTCTCGAAGCACAGGCGGGCATGCTGCTTTTCGAGCGAACGGGCGGCCGGCTGGTGCCCACGCCCGAGGCGCGCGCCCTGTGGATCGAGGTCGAACGGGTGTTCATCGGCATGGACGCCATCGAGCACCGGGTGCGCAGCCTGCGCGACTTCGGCGTGAGCCAGCTCGAGCTGAGCTGCTTCCCGGCCTACGGCCTGGGCTTCGTGCCGCGTGCACTGGCACGGCTGAAGGCGCACCGCGGCGCAAGCCCCTGGCCGCAGGTGTCGCTGCAGGTGCTGAGCTCCAAGGACGTGCGCGACCGCGTGGCCATGGGCATCTCCGACTTCGGCCTGATGGCCGACGAGTTGTCTCTCGAGGGCATCGACCATTCGACATTCGCGCGCTTTCCCGGCGTGGTGGTGATGCCGCCGGACCACGCGCTCGCGCGCTTCAAGACCATCAAGCCGGAGCAACTGGCCGAAGCGCCCTTCATCGCGCTGAACCCGGAAGACCCTTCGCACCAGCGGCTCGAGGCCGCACTGGCGCCCCACGGGGTGGCGCTGCGCGTGCTGGTGCAGACGCCCTACGCGGCAAGCGTGTGCGAAATGGCCCTGCGCGGCCTGGGAGTGGGCATGGTCAACCCGATCACCGCGCTCGACTATGCGGAGCACGGCCTGGTGGTGCGCAAATTCTCGGTCGACGTGTACTTCACCTGCCTGCTGGCCATGCCCGCGGGCAAGGTGCTGTCGGCCACCGCGCGCGACTTCATCTCGCTGATGCGCCAGCAACTGGCCGAAGACGAAAAGCGGATCCTGCGCTACCTGCGCTGA
- a CDS encoding threonine synthase has protein sequence MTSKERARYVDPRTGRHHELSERRWRSDDGNPMLVTPLPGISRDDIDSRARSLWRYRASLPVAIENPASMGEGCTPLVQKRWGGLAPYFKLEWFNPTCSFKDRGAAVMMSFLRQIGVDAVLEDSSGNGGAAIAAAGAAAGMRVKVLAPSYTPAPKVAQIRAFGAEVQLVPGPREASEHEAVRQSESIFYASHNWHPFFLQGTKTLAYELWEDLGFAAPDNVVIPTGAGSNVLGCWIGFKELLAAGQIGKLPRIFVAQPLNCSPIDASFTAGTDTLVERVVQPTIAEGTAIKRPVRLPEIIQALRETNGKTVALTEEQIAAAVRQLAASGLYAEPTSASAAAAIEVLAKRGDIRAGETTVALLTGTGLKSTQFMTGLFGGAS, from the coding sequence ATGACCTCGAAAGAACGCGCGCGCTACGTCGATCCGCGCACCGGCAGGCATCACGAACTGTCGGAGCGCCGCTGGCGCTCCGACGACGGCAACCCGATGCTCGTCACGCCGCTGCCCGGCATCTCGCGCGACGACATCGATTCGCGCGCGCGTTCTCTCTGGCGCTACCGCGCGTCGCTGCCGGTGGCCATCGAGAACCCGGCGAGCATGGGCGAAGGCTGTACGCCGCTGGTGCAAAAGCGCTGGGGCGGGCTCGCGCCGTACTTCAAGCTCGAATGGTTCAATCCGACCTGCAGCTTCAAGGACCGCGGCGCGGCCGTGATGATGTCGTTCCTGCGCCAGATCGGCGTCGATGCGGTGCTGGAAGACAGCTCGGGCAACGGCGGCGCGGCCATTGCCGCGGCTGGCGCGGCGGCGGGCATGCGCGTGAAGGTGCTGGCGCCGAGCTACACGCCGGCGCCCAAGGTGGCCCAGATCCGCGCCTTCGGGGCCGAGGTGCAACTGGTGCCGGGGCCGCGCGAGGCGTCCGAGCACGAGGCGGTGCGCCAGTCGGAATCCATCTTCTATGCGAGCCACAACTGGCACCCCTTCTTCCTGCAGGGCACGAAGACGCTGGCCTATGAGCTGTGGGAAGACCTGGGCTTCGCCGCGCCCGACAACGTGGTGATTCCGACCGGGGCGGGCAGCAACGTGCTGGGGTGCTGGATCGGCTTCAAGGAACTGCTGGCTGCGGGGCAGATCGGCAAGCTGCCGCGCATCTTCGTCGCGCAGCCGCTGAACTGCTCGCCCATCGATGCGAGCTTCACGGCAGGCACGGACACGCTGGTGGAGCGCGTCGTGCAGCCGACCATCGCCGAAGGCACGGCAATCAAGCGGCCCGTGCGCCTGCCGGAAATCATTCAGGCCCTGCGCGAGACCAACGGCAAGACAGTGGCGCTGACCGAAGAGCAGATAGCGGCGGCGGTGCGCCAGTTGGCCGCGAGCGGTCTCTACGCGGAGCCGACATCCGCCTCGGCCGCGGCGGCCATCGAGGTGCTGGCGAAGCGCGGCGACATCCGCGCCGGCGAGACGACGGTTGCGCTGCTGACCGGCACGGGCCTGAAGTCCACCCAGTTCATGACCGGGTTGTTCGGAGGCGCCTCCTAA
- the argJ gene encoding bifunctional glutamate N-acetyltransferase/amino-acid acetyltransferase ArgJ, with amino-acid sequence MPVNLSAPDPAALFAVPGVRIGVAEAGVRKANRKDLTVVLIDEGSAVGGVFTQNRFCAAPVQVCREHLAANHGIRAMVINTGNANAGTGEDGLMRTRSTCIALARKLEISPEQILPFSTGVIMEPLPVDRIEAGLPAALADASADHWARAAEGIMTTDTIPKAFSQRAQVGGATVTITGISKGAGMIRPNMATMLGFMATDAKIDPSLIQPLAKVLADASFNRVTIDGDTSTNDSFVVIATQKAANAAITSLDSADGKALVAAMQDVARQLAQAIVRDGEGATKFITVQVDGGRNAAECRQVAYAVAHSPLVKTAFYASDPNLGRILAAVGYAGIDDLDQTGIDLFLDDVHVAVKGGRNPSYREEDGQRVMKQSEITVRIGLGRGDASETVWTCDFSHEYVTINADYRS; translated from the coding sequence ATGCCCGTGAACCTGTCTGCTCCCGATCCCGCCGCGCTGTTCGCGGTGCCTGGTGTCCGCATCGGCGTGGCCGAAGCGGGCGTGCGCAAGGCCAATCGCAAGGACCTGACCGTCGTGCTGATCGACGAAGGCTCCGCCGTCGGCGGCGTGTTCACCCAGAACCGTTTCTGCGCCGCGCCGGTGCAGGTCTGCCGCGAGCACCTGGCCGCGAACCACGGCATCCGCGCGATGGTGATCAACACCGGCAACGCGAACGCCGGCACGGGCGAAGACGGGCTGATGCGCACGCGCTCCACCTGCATCGCGCTGGCGCGCAAGCTGGAAATCTCGCCCGAGCAGATCCTGCCGTTCTCCACCGGCGTGATCATGGAGCCGCTGCCTGTCGATCGCATCGAAGCCGGCCTGCCGGCCGCGCTGGCCGATGCTTCCGCGGACCACTGGGCGCGCGCGGCCGAGGGCATCATGACCACCGACACCATCCCGAAGGCCTTCAGCCAGCGGGCCCAGGTCGGCGGCGCGACGGTCACCATCACCGGCATCAGCAAGGGCGCCGGCATGATCCGCCCGAACATGGCGACCATGCTCGGCTTCATGGCGACCGACGCGAAGATCGATCCCTCGCTCATCCAGCCGCTGGCCAAGGTGCTGGCGGATGCCTCGTTCAACCGCGTGACCATCGACGGCGACACCTCCACGAACGACTCGTTCGTGGTCATCGCGACGCAGAAGGCGGCCAACGCCGCCATCACCTCGCTCGACTCGGCCGACGGCAAGGCGCTGGTGGCCGCCATGCAGGACGTGGCGCGTCAGTTGGCGCAGGCCATCGTGCGCGACGGCGAAGGCGCGACCAAGTTCATCACCGTGCAAGTCGATGGCGGCCGCAACGCCGCGGAGTGCAGGCAGGTGGCCTACGCCGTGGCGCATTCGCCGCTGGTCAAGACGGCCTTCTACGCCAGCGACCCGAACCTGGGCCGCATCCTGGCGGCTGTCGGCTATGCGGGCATCGACGACCTCGACCAGACGGGCATCGACCTGTTCCTCGACGACGTGCACGTGGCGGTCAAGGGCGGGCGCAATCCGTCGTACCGCGAGGAAGACGGCCAGCGCGTGATGAAGCAGAGCGAGATCACGGTGCGCATCGGCCTGGGCCGCGGCGACGCCAGCGAAACCGTGTGGACCTGCGACTTCAGCCACGAATACGTGACCATCAACGCCGACTACCGGTCATGA
- the secA gene encoding preprotein translocase subunit SecA: MATNFLTQIFGSRNDRLLKQYRKTVERINALEPEFEKLSDDALRAKTQEFKDRIAKGETLDALLPEAFATVREGSKRVMKMRHFDVQLLGGMALHNGKISEMRTGEGKTLTATLPVYLNALSGKGVHVVTVNDYLANRDATWMGRLYNFLGLTVGINLPQMPREEKQQAYGSDITYGTNNEYGFDYLRDNMVYEPGDRVQRGLNYAIVDEVDSILIDEARTPLIISGQAEDHTDLYLAINKVVPLLTKQEGEADPRTGEGVTVPGDFTVDEKTHQVFLTEDGHENAERILGEFKLLPEGASLYDPANITLMHHLNAALRARHLYHRDQHYVVQQGEVVIVDEFTGRLMTGRRWSDGLHQAVEAKEGVEIQAENQTLASITFQNYFRLYGKLAGMTGTADTEAYEFQEIYGLETMIIPPNRVSKRDDQLDRVYKTTREKYEAAIQDIRECYERGQPVLVGTSSIENSEIIDGLLTQAGLPHQVLNAKQHAREADIVAQAGRTKMITIATNMAGRGTDIVLGGNIEKMIEAIENDEGRDEATKKADIEHVRAEWTKDHEFVKSLGGLRIIATERHESRRIDNQLRGRSGRQGDPGSSRFYLSLDDPLMRIFAGDRVKAIMDRLKMPDGEAIEAGIVTRSIESAQRKVEARNFDIRKQLLEYDDVSNDQRKVIYQQRNDILDAGDLTAQIAGLREGCFTDLVRQYVPSESVEEQWDLEGLEKTLFAEWGIDMPLKKEVEASEAIADEDIVEKVLKHANETFDAKVALIGQENFTQFERMVLLQSIDTHWREHLASLDYLRQGIHLRGYAQKQPKQEYKREAFELFGQLLDSVKNEVTRQLMTVRVQSGEQLEEAAEALESRGENVTNITYTAPTETGEVEVRVDEESQRRAAAAGAGALSAEALAFARVGRNDPCPCGSGKKYKQCHGKLT, translated from the coding sequence ATGGCAACCAACTTCCTGACCCAGATTTTCGGCAGTCGCAACGATCGGCTGCTCAAGCAGTATCGCAAGACGGTGGAACGCATCAATGCGCTCGAACCCGAGTTCGAAAAGCTCAGCGACGACGCACTGCGCGCCAAGACGCAGGAGTTCAAGGACCGCATCGCCAAGGGCGAGACCCTCGACGCCCTGCTGCCGGAGGCTTTCGCCACGGTGCGCGAAGGCTCCAAGCGCGTCATGAAGATGCGCCACTTCGACGTGCAGCTGCTGGGCGGCATGGCACTGCACAATGGCAAGATTTCCGAAATGCGCACCGGCGAAGGCAAGACGCTGACCGCCACGCTGCCGGTGTACCTGAACGCGCTGTCCGGCAAGGGCGTGCACGTGGTCACGGTGAACGACTACCTGGCCAACCGCGACGCGACCTGGATGGGCCGCCTCTACAACTTCCTCGGCCTCACCGTCGGCATCAACCTGCCGCAGATGCCGCGCGAGGAGAAGCAGCAGGCCTACGGCAGCGACATCACGTACGGCACCAACAACGAGTACGGCTTCGACTACCTGCGCGACAACATGGTCTACGAGCCCGGCGACCGGGTCCAGCGCGGGCTGAACTACGCCATCGTCGACGAAGTGGACTCGATCCTGATCGACGAGGCCCGCACGCCGCTGATCATCAGCGGCCAGGCCGAAGACCACACCGACCTCTACCTGGCCATCAACAAGGTGGTGCCCCTGCTGACCAAGCAGGAAGGCGAGGCCGATCCGCGCACCGGCGAAGGCGTCACGGTGCCCGGCGACTTCACGGTCGACGAGAAGACCCACCAGGTGTTCCTGACCGAGGACGGCCACGAGAACGCCGAGCGCATCCTGGGCGAGTTCAAGCTGCTGCCCGAGGGCGCGTCGCTCTACGACCCGGCCAACATCACGCTGATGCACCACCTGAACGCGGCGCTGCGTGCCCGTCACCTGTACCACCGCGACCAGCATTACGTGGTGCAGCAGGGCGAAGTGGTCATCGTCGACGAATTCACCGGCCGCCTCATGACCGGGCGCCGCTGGAGCGACGGCCTGCACCAGGCCGTGGAAGCCAAGGAAGGCGTGGAAATCCAGGCCGAGAACCAGACGCTGGCCTCGATCACCTTCCAGAACTATTTCCGCCTGTACGGCAAGCTCGCCGGCATGACCGGCACGGCCGACACCGAAGCCTACGAGTTCCAGGAAATCTATGGTCTGGAGACCATGATCATTCCGCCGAACCGCGTGAGCAAGCGCGACGACCAGCTCGACCGGGTCTACAAGACCACGCGCGAGAAATACGAAGCGGCCATCCAGGACATCCGCGAGTGCTACGAGCGCGGCCAGCCGGTGCTGGTGGGCACCTCGTCCATCGAGAACTCCGAAATCATCGACGGCCTGCTGACCCAGGCCGGCCTGCCGCACCAGGTGCTGAACGCCAAGCAGCACGCCCGCGAGGCCGACATCGTGGCGCAGGCCGGCCGCACGAAGATGATCACCATCGCGACCAACATGGCCGGCCGCGGCACCGACATCGTGCTGGGCGGCAATATCGAGAAGATGATCGAGGCCATCGAGAACGACGAAGGCCGCGACGAAGCCACCAAGAAGGCCGACATCGAGCACGTGCGCGCCGAATGGACCAAGGACCACGAGTTCGTGAAGTCGCTCGGCGGCCTGCGCATCATCGCGACCGAACGCCATGAATCGCGCCGCATCGACAACCAGCTGCGCGGCCGTTCGGGCCGCCAGGGCGACCCGGGCTCCTCGCGCTTCTACCTGAGCCTGGACGATCCGCTGATGCGCATCTTCGCGGGCGACCGCGTCAAGGCGATCATGGACCGCCTGAAGATGCCCGATGGCGAAGCCATCGAGGCCGGCATCGTCACGCGCAGCATCGAGAGCGCGCAGCGCAAGGTCGAGGCGCGCAACTTCGACATCCGCAAGCAGCTGCTCGAGTACGACGACGTGTCGAACGACCAGCGCAAGGTGATCTACCAGCAGCGCAACGACATCCTCGACGCGGGCGACCTCACGGCGCAGATCGCCGGCCTGCGCGAAGGCTGCTTCACCGACCTCGTGCGCCAGTACGTGCCGAGCGAATCGGTCGAGGAGCAGTGGGACCTGGAAGGCCTCGAGAAGACGCTCTTCGCCGAGTGGGGCATCGACATGCCGCTCAAGAAGGAAGTCGAGGCCTCGGAAGCCATCGCCGACGAGGACATCGTCGAGAAGGTGCTCAAGCACGCCAACGAGACCTTCGACGCGAAGGTGGCGCTGATCGGCCAGGAGAACTTCACCCAGTTCGAACGCATGGTGCTGCTGCAGAGCATCGACACGCACTGGCGCGAGCACCTGGCCTCGCTCGACTACCTGCGCCAGGGCATCCACCTGCGCGGCTATGCGCAGAAGCAGCCCAAGCAGGAATACAAGCGCGAAGCCTTCGAGCTCTTCGGCCAGCTGCTCGACTCGGTCAAGAACGAAGTCACGCGCCAGCTGATGACGGTGCGCGTGCAATCGGGCGAGCAGCTCGAGGAAGCCGCCGAGGCGCTCGAGAGCCGCGGCGAGAACGTCACCAACATCACCTACACCGCGCCAACGGAAACGGGCGAGGTCGAGGTGCGCGTCGACGAGGAAAGCCAGCGCCGCGCGGCGGCCGCGGGTGCGGGCGCCCTGAGCGCCGAGGCCCTGGCCTTCGCCCGCGTCGGACGCAACGACCCGTGCCCCTGCGGCAGCGGCAAGAAGTACAAGCAATGCCACGGCAAGCTGACCTGA
- a CDS encoding response regulator transcription factor → MTTTNPSNPTMETSPLARTLREQQGANSDLVLIVDDVPDNLAVLHDALDESGYTVLIATNGEQALQRAAQARPDIVLLDAMMPGIDGFEVARRLKADAATAHIPIVFMTGLTETEHLVAALEAGGVDYVTKPIKPKEVLARMNVHLQGARRARQDAQQAGQARNALDAFGYASITVRLPEGRLIWQTALARDLLERYCETRAPETPPAVLEWLRRHAPDARQRGIEPPPLSIAQGAGSLTLRLHQQTGSDDDGDEWMIIMREVSGTGVIEAMSLSLKLTAREAEVLYWVVKGKTNKDIGEILGSSPATAKKHLERVYVKLGVETRTAAAGVAIKRIRELQPQFEI, encoded by the coding sequence ATGACCACGACCAACCCTTCGAACCCGACCATGGAAACATCGCCGCTTGCCCGCACGCTGCGCGAGCAGCAGGGCGCCAACAGCGACCTCGTGCTGATCGTGGACGACGTGCCCGACAACCTCGCGGTGCTGCACGACGCGCTCGACGAATCGGGCTACACGGTGCTGATCGCCACCAACGGGGAGCAGGCCCTGCAGCGCGCCGCGCAGGCCCGGCCCGACATCGTGCTGCTCGACGCGATGATGCCGGGCATCGACGGCTTCGAGGTGGCGCGCCGGCTCAAGGCCGATGCCGCCACGGCGCACATTCCCATCGTGTTCATGACCGGCCTGACCGAGACCGAGCACCTGGTGGCCGCGCTGGAGGCGGGCGGTGTCGACTACGTCACCAAGCCCATCAAGCCGAAGGAGGTGCTGGCGCGCATGAACGTGCACCTGCAGGGCGCGCGACGCGCCCGTCAGGACGCGCAGCAGGCCGGGCAGGCGCGCAATGCGCTCGACGCCTTCGGCTACGCCAGCATCACGGTGAGGCTGCCCGAGGGCCGGTTGATCTGGCAGACGGCGCTGGCGCGCGACCTGCTGGAGCGCTACTGCGAGACCCGCGCGCCGGAGACGCCGCCCGCCGTGCTCGAGTGGCTGCGCAGGCATGCGCCCGATGCGCGGCAGCGCGGCATCGAGCCGCCGCCGCTGTCCATTGCGCAGGGCGCCGGCAGCCTCACGCTGCGGCTGCACCAGCAGACCGGCAGCGACGACGACGGCGACGAGTGGATGATCATCATGCGGGAGGTGTCCGGCACCGGCGTGATCGAGGCCATGAGCCTGAGCCTGAAGCTCACGGCGCGCGAGGCCGAGGTGCTCTACTGGGTGGTCAAGGGCAAGACCAACAAGGACATCGGCGAAATCCTGGGCAGCAGCCCGGCCACCGCCAAGAAGCACCTGGAGCGGGTTTACGTGAAGCTCGGCGTCGAGACGCGCACGGCCGCCGCGGGCGTGGCCATCAAGCGCATCCGGGAGCTGCAGCCGCAGTTCGAGATCTGA